The stretch of DNA TTCGATTTTTTGACTGCGCTAAAACCCTTAAACGAAAATTTCTTTGGCCATTTAATTTTTTGTTGACATCAAGACTCAGAGTTGATATGTTAAACATGTTCAAGAACAATGTCAAAGTAATTTCTGAACAAATCCAACGTCATGAAGTGCTTGGAACAGATCGACCAGCTTCGAGAGTCCATTAAGAGCGGCAACCTTGCGCCTGGGGACATGGTCGGGACAGAGTTCGCATTTTCCCAGGAATGGGGTTTGGCTCGAAATACAGTTCGCAAGGGTATCGAAGTACTTGTCGATGAGGGGCTGCTTGAGCGCCGGCCGGGAAAGGGGTTATTTGTGCGTTCTCCCCACTCAGCAACCCGCACGGTGCAGGTCATCGTTCCGAACTTGGCATGGTCTCATCAAGTGAAGATTGCCCGCGGTGCCCAGGAAGCGGGGCGCGAGCATGGCGTGCAGACCTTGGTTTACGATGCGCACGGGCAATTAGAGGCCGATCTGGAAATGATCCGCCGCCTGCCTGATAGCCCGATCGACGGCGCGATCATCGTTTCGTTACATCACCGGCGATTTAGCGAGGTATTGTATGAACTAAAAGCGGGCGGATACCCATTCGTGTTGGTCGATCAAAGGTTGCACGATCTCGAAGTTCCAACCGTGGAGGAAAATAACTACGAGGGGGGCTACATGGTGGGGAAGTACTTGGCGGCTCTTGGGCACAAGCGCGCC from Pirellulales bacterium encodes:
- a CDS encoding GntR family transcriptional regulator, with the protein product MKCLEQIDQLRESIKSGNLAPGDMVGTEFAFSQEWGLARNTVRKGIEVLVDEGLLERRPGKGLFVRSPHSATRTVQVIVPNLAWSHQVKIARGAQEAGREHGVQTLVYDAHGQLEADLEMIRRLPDSPIDGAIIVSLHHRRFSEVLYELKAGGYPFVLVDQRLHDLEVPTVEENNYEGGYMVGKYLAALGHKRAAFLGPLNFQVITERLNGFRDAMLDAGVLFDRSLVMDLGGESVTEWMNERIDKTEEVLLPLLAKPNRPTAVFDASGDIAPFIYRTAQRAELKIPEDVSVVSFDESPISCFLQPEVARVKHLWEEIGQAAFELLMKQMNPDERRRTARSSEHRVMPVGWDAGKSLAAVEERRG